The genomic DNA ATCTGAACGGCATCTTCTATTCGGCATCCAAGACAAAAATCACGGACATCACCGACGGCACGTCGAACACGCTGATGACGTCCGAAATTCGGGTCTCCCCGGACGTCAACGGGCACGACACCCGGGGCCGGTATTACAACAACGCGGGCCAGGGGGGCGTCCTCTTCAGCACCCTGTACGTGCCCAATCAGGTCGCCGCCCCAGACATCCTCGCCTACTGCCAGTCGATCCCCAAGGCACCGTGTACCGCGTCTACCACCGGCCTGATCGACACCGCCCGGAGTTACCACACCGGCGGCGTCAACGTCGGCCTGGCCGACGGCTCCATCCGGTTCGTGTCGGAGAGTGTCAGTCCGACCACTTGGCTGTACGCGGGCAGCCGGCAGGACGGTCAGGTTCTTGGCAGCAACTGGTAACAACGGAGGCGGTCATGCGAAGAACGATTGTGCTGGCCGGGTTGCTGGCCTGCGCCGCCTCCGGTTGCGGGCCTTCGGGACCGAAAATGGTGCCGGTTTCGGGCGAGGTGACGTTCAACGGGAAGCCGGTCGAGACCGGGGACATTCTGTTCATGCCGGCCGAGGGCCACGCCGCCCCCGAAGGGGGACGGATCGTGAACGGGCGGTACGAATGCACCTGCGTGCCCGGCAAGAAGCGTGTCGAAGTCCGGGCGACCCGGGAAATCCCCGGCACGTCAGACTCGATGCGGGGCGGCCGGCCGCGGGTCGAGGATTACGTGCCGCGGCAGTTCAACGTGGACACCACGTTGACCGCCGATGTGCCGGCGGCCGGGTCGAACAGCATCAATTTCCCGCTCACCGGCCCTGGGGCCAAGGTGAAGTAACGAACCGGGTGCGTGGGGAGCCGTTAACTGGTTCCCCACGCACCCATGATTACCTCGTCTGCCGCGGCTTCTCGGGCCGCAGCCACTTCCGCGACGCCCACACCACGGCAATCTGAATCCCCCCGCCGACGAACCCGACCCAGTAGCTCGCCGTGTGTGCGAAGAAGCACGCGAGGAACCCGGCGTGCTTCGCGGGCGGCACGGCCTCCGCGAGCGGCCCGGGCAGGGTGATGGCGTGGCTCTTCGCCAGCATGTACCCGGCCGTGCCCGAAACGGCCGCCAGGAAGCCCATGATGACGAGCAGATAAATCAGCGGTCGGACCAGCGACCGGGCCGACCGCTTCGGCCGCCGGCCGGCGCGGGCCGCGACCGCCAGGGCCAGGCCGAGGATCAGCCCGACCCACCACGTCGCCAGAATGCCCCAGCCGAGCCCGAGCAGGGTCGGGTCGTCGGTCGGGATGACGTTCGGGTCGTGGCCAATGGTGAAGTATTCGACGCAGACGCGCGCCGTCACCTGGTCGTGCAGGACGCCGTACACCACGGCGCCGGCCACGCATAGTAAGACGATCAGGGCCGGCTGCATGACATCTCTCGCGGGAAGGTCCGGTCCATCACAGAATAACCATCGCGTCGCCGTAACTGTAAAAGCGATACTCCCGGGCGACAGCCTCGCGGTACGCGGCGCGGAGCAGGTCGGTGCCCGCGAACGCCTGGGCGAGCAGGAGCAGGGTTGTTTTGGGCAGGTGGAAGTTCGTGACCAGCCCGCCGAGGACTTGGAAGTTGAACGGCGGCCGGATGAACAGGCTCGTGTCTCCGCGCCACGGGACGAGCGTGCCGCCGCGGGCGGCCGATTCGAGCGTCCGCGTCGTCGTCGTGCCGACGGCCACCACCCGCCCGCCCCGCGCCCGCGTCTCCACGACCGCCGCGACCGTCTCCGGGCCGACCTCGCACCATTCGGCGTGGATCGGGTGTGCGGTCGGGTCTTGCGTCTTGACCGGCGCGAACGTCCCCAGGCCGACGTGCAACGTGACCCGCGCGGTCCGAATCCCTGTGGCGGTCAGTCGCTCGAAGAGTTCGGGCGTGAAGTGTAACCCGGCCGTCGGTGCGGCGACCGAACCGGTGTGCGCGGCGTACACGGTCTGGTAGCGGGCCTGGTCGTCGGTGCGGGCGCGGCCCTTGCGGATGTACGGGGGGAGCGGCACCTGTCCGTGCCGGGCGAGCAGGTCGGCGGGCGTGCCGGGCGGGTCCGGGCGGACGAGCCAGTGCCGGTCGGTCGTGCGCCCGGTCAGGACCAGTTTCAACTCCCCCGGTTCGACGATCAGGGTCTCGCCGACCTCGGGAAACCCCCGCGTCTGGGCGAGGAGTTCCCACTCGCCGCTCGGGTTCTCGTGGAGAAACAGCCCTTCCCACTTCCCGCCGGTCTTGGCCCGCCGGCCGATCACCCGCGCGGGCAGTACCTTGGTGTCGTTCAAAACGATCAGGTCGCCGGGGCGGAGCAGGTCGGGGAGGTCGTGGAAGACGCGGTGTTCGAGCGTGCCGGTGTCGCGGCGGGCGACGAGCAACCGCGCGGCGTCCCGCGGGTGCGCGGGCTCTTGCGCGACGAGGTGTTCGGGCAGGTCGTAGTCGAAAAACAAGTCGGACATGGTCGGGAAGGGAACGCTACTCGGGGGGGCCGCCCAGGGCGTTGCCCTGAGTGAGGGGCCACGCGGGGGCCGCCCAGGGCGTTGCCCTGGGCTGAGAACCATCAGTCCTTCGGACTGAAGACGGAAGTAACGAGGTGATCTGGTCGTACCAAGTCTTTCCAACGGTGGCGGTTTTCACCCTGAAAGGGTGACGGTTCTCACCCTGAAAGGGTGATGGTTCTCAGCCCAGGGCAACGCCCCTCGTTGTACCCCATAAGTCGGAAGCGGCGAAAATGCCCCTTCCGAATGGCCTGGAAAACAAGCGATTTCCGAACGGCGAAGCGGATTTGGGCCTTCCGAATGCCGTTTCCGCAACATCTTGTTACGAAAGACGTTGCAGACTTGTGGGGTACAACGAGGGCAACGCCCTGGGACCAACGCACACCCAGTTAACGGCCCGTATTTCCGGCAAGCCGCCCTACATCATCTGGAATATCACTTGAAGTTCTTCAGCCACTCCTCGAAGCCTTTCTTGTGCTTCTCGACGGTCTTGATCGGCCCGAGGAGGGTCATGTAATACTGCTTGTTGTCTTTCCCCTCGAACACGACGTACAGCTGGCGGAAGCCCGTGACCGGCGTGAAGTCCTGGGCCATCGGGAACTTCTTCTTCTTGAACGTGCCGCTCACGTCCTGGTAGGCCGCCTCGATTTCGCCGACTTTGATCTTGTCCGATTTTTCCTTCCGCCCTTCCTCGACGAACTTGGCGAGTTGCCGGTCGAGGTTCTGCTTGACGGTCCCGCTCCCGCCGGGGAACACGAAGACGGCCAGTTCGGCGTCGTCCGCGTCGCCTTCGGCCTTGGGCAGCTTGAACTGGGCCATGCGCATGGCGTTCGACGGCGTCTCTTCCTTCCAGTCGGCCGGGGTCGTCGACTTGAGTCCGGCCAGTTCGACGGTCGTACCCTTGTCGGCGGCAAACCCGGCCCCGCCCACGAACAGGGCGGCGGCCGCGGTCATCAACAGGCGGCGCATGTGTTATCTCCGGTAAGTGTGTGGCGAAGCGGCGCCGAGTATTGTAGGGACCGCGGCCGGTGGGGGCAGTTTCTATCCGTCGGGCGTGGTCGGAGGGGAAGTGTCGGGGTCTGGCAAATCTTTCTGGCGCTAGGGTACGAGGGGTGCCAGAATGGGGGGACAAATGCCGCAACCCTTGACCGAGGCCCGTAATGGAACCGATGCCCCGACTCGACCGTGACGCGTACATCGCGACGATGCGCCAGCAGATGGAAGCGATGCGCGGACCAGTCGCCGACGCCATCAACAACGCCAAGGACGGGGAGATCATCGCCGGCAGCGAATGTCCGGTCCGCGATCTCTTCGGTACTCTCCGACGGAAGGCCTTTGAGGTCGGACTCCAGATGCGAACGGATGCGGCGGAAGCCGCTTTTTCCCCCTCCGCAGGAAGTCGGGTCCCAGAAGAAGCTGCGGAATAAGGGCCGTCAAGACTACACGGTGCTGACGGTGAACGGCCGGGTGTGTGTGACGCGGATTCGCTGGCACGGTTCGGACGGCAGTCGCACGGTGGTCGACGGTTATCTCGACCGGGCCGAGCGGACCATTAGTGTGGGGGTCCGGGAGATGGCCTGCCGGTTGAACGGCGGGGGGACGAACTTCGACCGAACGGCCGAGAATTTGGCGCAGGTGGCGCAGGTCAGCGCGAGCGGGGAAACACTGCGGACGTTGATCGAAGACGAGGGCCGCAAGGTGGTGAAAGCGTTCCGCGAAGGGACCTTGCCGATCACCTGGACCGCGAAGGACTGTGTGGTCGAACCCGGGACGGCCGGGCCGACGCGGGTGTACTTCGGGTGCGACGGGGTGATGGCACCGATGGTCACGGAAGGGGAGAAGGCGAAACGGCGTCAGAACATCAAGGCGAAACGGCGTGGGCGGACGTGCCGCCCGTTGCCCCGAGCCAAGGCGGGAGCGGATCAGAAGTATAAGGAGTTCAAGCTCGTCACGTATTACGACGAGCCGAAGAAGCACCGGTTGGTACTGGGTACGAAGGGGAACGGCCAGGAGGCAGGTCGGATCATGCGTCGGTTGGCGGGTCGGATCGACTTGGCGGCGGCGGCGGAAAAGGTGGGCAACGTGGATGGGGCGCCGTGGATTCGCGGGCAGGTCGAGGGGCGGTGTCTGCCGCTGGACGCATTGGGGCTCGATTTCTACCACCTGGCGGAGAACGTGCATAAGGCCCGGCGGGTGGTGTACGGGGAATCGGACTCGGCGGGCATGGTCTGGGCGGGGGACATCTTGCACGCGTTCAAGCACGACGGGTACGACCTCACGTGGGAGAAGCTGGTCACGTGGCGGGCCTTGTGGCGTGGGCCGAAGCGGGCGGCGGCCGACGCGTTGATGAACTACGTGCGCGAGCGTCGGGAGATGATCTTGTATCCGGAGTTCGCGGCGAAGGGTTGGCAAATCGGCAGCGGTCCCACGGAATCGTGCTGCAAAACCCTGACGCAGAGGCTCAAGGGCTCGGGGATGCGGTGGGACGCCGACAACGCCGAAGCGATCATGGCACTGGAATCATTGCGCGAAAGCAACTTGTGGAAGACGTATTGGCAAACCCAATTGTCGCAAACGACTTAACGACGCCATAAAGATTTGCCAGACCCTTATTGGAGCCGCGGCAAACATCGACCTCGAAAACCGACCGTCCTCTAATTAAACTTTGAACGCAGTGGGATTGGGCGCTGCTCCAATGGCCCCGGCAGTTGCTCGGACATCCATTTTTCACCCGCTCCCCGATCGCTTCCGAACCTGGATTCTGGTCGTTGAGCAGCGGGGGACCGCTGAGATGACGATCTCATCGCGAACACCGGAGGGGATGCCACACCGCTGTCCGATCTGCGGCGCCGACGCCGCTCTCGAACCTTCGTTTCCCGCGGGCGATTCCACGTGCCCCGCGTGCGGGCACCTCCTGTGGTGGTTTCGCGATCGCCTCGGCCGCGCCTCGGGTCTCACAGCCGACCAAATTCGCCTCGCTAGCACTTTCCCGGGAAACCTCAGAGTCACTTCGCTCGAAACGGTCGAACTGGTGATGGAACTAGAAGAGGAGTTCGACCTCGTGATCCCGGACGAGGACGCCGAAGCGATCCGGACCGTCGGCGACGCGATCCGCTATCTTCGCATGCGTCGTGGCGGGAGCGTATAAGAGTTTTTCGACACCAATATGCGGAAACACTCTACGCCGTCGAGCCGGCTACGGTTCAGACGGCGGGCTGGACCATTTCGCGGATCGGTTCCGGGCACGATTCCCACGTCGCCCAATAAGTCGCTTCGAGCGGCGTCGGGATGTGCGCGTCGGGCGTCAGAAACAGCGGCATGTCGGGTATCACATCGCCGACCGCGACCGGCTCGATGTGCGCGACGATCTCGGACGCGGACTGGTAACTTACCAGCGTCAGCGGTTTGTCCGCCGGTGGCGCGAACGGCTGCTCCAGGAATTCATCCATGATGGCTTTGTGGATTCCCTGCGGATCGCAATCGGATGGCGGAAACAGATCTATGACGAGCAAATGCACGCCGGCCCGGACGAACGCGGCCGCCTTCTCGACGAACGACCGAATGGCGTGGCGCGAATCCTTATTACCCGGCGAGATGATCTCGATCAGCGCGACCACGTTGCCGAGCGGGTGGTGAACGCTGATCCGGTTGGCTCTCCGCGCGTACCGCCCCGCTTCGGAGGGTACGCGGGCGACCAGTCTCGTTTTCGGCGGCTCCAAAATCGCGGTCGTATCGCCCGGGCTCGCCGTTCCTTTCGTTTTCGTTTCCACGGCGATGACGTCCGGCTCGGGTCCGTCCACTCGCTGTTCGACAAGGGCGTAGTATCCCTTGGGTAGTCTGCCCCGGTTGAGTGCGTTTCGGATCTCGATGCTCCACGCTTGATGGAAGTCGTGAAACAGACCCGACGGCACACGAGTCCAGTCGTGGATCGGCATGGGCTGGCCCTGATGACGCAAATCCCTTTCTACACGGGCATCTTACCTGAAAGGGAGACGTGCGTGGCGAGCGCCGCGGTCCATTGCTGGTCCGCGGGCAACCTCCCTGTGACCAGAAGTTCCCACCGGGTCCGTAAAAGTATACTGTTTGCTGCCACCGAACTTGAATCGTTCGGCACAGGGGAGAACCGGTGAGATGGCGACCGAAATCCGAATCCTCGGCCCGCACGACGCCGGCGTTCTCGACCAGGTCGCGCCGGGCGTCTTTGACGACCCGATCGACCCCAAGCGGACCGCGGAGTTCCTGGCTGACCCGCGCCACCACCTGGCCGTTGCCGTTGACGACGGTTTGGTCGTCGGCTTTGTGTCGGCGGTTCATTACGTCCACCCGGACAAGCCCCACCCGGAGCTGTGGGTCAACGAGGTCAGTGTGGCGGCAACGCACCGGGGCCGCGGTCTGGGAACGCGCATGCTACAGGCGGTGTTTGAGGTAGCCCGCGGGCTCGGCTGCATCGAGGCGTGGGTACTCACCGACAGAGCGAACGCCGCAGCCATGCGCCTTTACCCGGCAGCCGGGAGTACGGAAGCACCAACCGACCATGTGATGTTTACGTTTCGGCTGGGCGCCGACGTGCCCCGCGAGTTTAAGGCAGTGCCCCCGAGATAGCCGGCAACGACTCGATATTCTTGATCGATCGGCCCGCTTCCGTTTACGATGTCGCCTTCGTCGGGCGATGCGAGATCCGTCGTCCGGCCTATGGAAATGCCTGGGGGCGAGCCATGATCCGTTGGTGCATTCTCGCGTGTTAGTTCTTCGTCCTTGCGCCCGCCAACGGTGTCGCGGCGGACGCACCGCCTGCCGCCGGGAAGAAGGACGAGGTGGTCCGCCGCGACACCACGCCGCCGCGCCTGTCCCTGTACCTGCCGGTCCCCCTGGGCGTCCCGGGCGTGGAGAGTCAATCGACCGGCGTCTTCGTTCCCGCGGACTACCGGGCGGGTGACACCGTCGATCTGGTGTTGTTCCTGCGCGGCTACGACATCAAACGGCCGAAAGCGGCGACGTCGGTCGACGAGTACTGGAATAGCCCGCGGCACCCGGTCCTGAAAAGCTTCCTGTTCCGGGAGGAGGTCAACGCGAGCGGCAGGAACGTGATCCTGGTGGTGCCCGCCCTCGGCCCGTTCGCCGAAGTCGGCAAACTCAAGGACGACGGCGGCGTCCAGTGGTTCCTCGATCAGATCCTCGACGGCTTGTGGCGGAGCGGCCCCCACGCCGGCCGCGCGAAGCGCCCGACCGTCCGGAACCTGATCCTCGCGGCCCACTCCGGCGGCGGGGTGCCCCTGCGCCGACTCGCCCAGGTCCTGGGCGACGACGACATCTACAAGGACAAGCTGAAAGCGTGCTGGGGGTTCGACTCCATTTACGGCGTCAAGGACAAGGACGCCGAGTTCTGGTCCGACTGGGCCAAGGGGCACCCCGGCACCAAGGTCGCCATGTACTACCTCTTCACGGAAAAGGACGTCGGCAAGAACCCCAAGTTGCCGGTCGGTCCCGGCAACCCCGCGGACCACCGCGTCCCGACGGGCACCACGTTCCCGGCGCTGGAACTCGAGCGTCTGGCCAAAGCACGTATGCTCGACAACGTCGCGGTCGTACGCGGGACCAAAGCCACGACGCTGAACCACAACGACGTGCCACGGGTTCACCTGTCCGAACTACTCAAAGCGGCGCCGTACCTGGATGCCCGCTGAGCGGTTACCAGTTGACCACTCGGGGGGGTGTGATGTCGCAAATTGCTTCCGCTTATGCCGTGCCCGCGGGCGTTCTCCCAGAAGTGCAACGCCACCTGAGCGCCAACGAGTGGGCCGGCTTCTGGCGGCGCATGAATGACTTCCGGGTCGGAGAGACGTTCCCGCACAGCGGCTACGTCGTGGTGGTAGCAGCGGAATATTTGCGGGAGTTGGGAATCGAGCTTCCGGTCAGCCGTGATGCCGCCGTGCGGCAGTTGGTGGAACGCTGCGACCCGTTGGTCTGCGCGACCCGGACCGATGCCTCCACGGATGCCACAACGCTGGCCGGAATAGCCGCGTCCGACGACGTTCTGGCTACCTACTGGCGTGAGTTCACGGGCGACGGGGAACTCGAAGCGGGAGCGGCGATGCGGGAAGCCCTCGACTGGCTGCGGCAGGTTCTCACCGCGGGGCGGGAGGCCGACTGGGTGGTCATTCTGGCGGGCTAGCAGCCTCGGGCCGAAGCGGCCGGATCGCCTGTCCGACGGGGCCGATTTGCCTACGGGGTTTGGCGAGGTTCGGGGCAAGACGACTCGGCGCTGTAGTATTCATTCAAGGAGTGCCTCCGATGATCCAAGCTCGTCAGATTCTTGTCCTTCCCGTCTTCGTATTCGGCGCATTGGTGGCCGCCGCGGCTCCACCGACTCCCGGCCCGGCCGCGATCAGTCCGGTGGTGCCCGGGTACGGGGCGGTCGTCCCGCTCCCGGACGCGGCCGAGCCGCCGGTCAAGGGGAGCAAGGTGGTGTTCGACGTGACGGCGGTCGCCAAGGACGCGGACGCCCCGCTCCCGGGTCTGGTCCGGGCCGCGACCCTGTTGAACCTCGCCGGCACTGTCGGGCTCAAGCCGGCCGATCTGGAGATCGTCGTGGTCCTGCACGGGGACGCAACCGCGGCGGCCCTGGACGACGCGGCCTACCGCGATCTCGTCGGCCGGCCGCACCCGCACTCCGACCTGATGAAGAAACTGAAAGCCGTCGGGGTGCGGTTCCTGGTCTGCGGCCAGTCGATGGCCCGGAAGGGGTACGACCCGAAGCGAGTCCGGCCCGAGGTGTCGGTCGCGGCGGCGGCCGCGTCCGCGGTGGTGAACCTGCAAGCCCGCGGGTTCGCGTACATCCCGGCCCACTGACCGGGACGGTCGAAGAACGGCTTTTAACGGTCTAATACACGAATCCGCTGAGGAATGGCGCCTCCGTGGTGTTCTGGCAGGCTCGGCGCAAAGTCTGCCCCACGACACCCATCAGCATCGGGAAAAAATGGTCGTCTCATGCGGCGGCAGAGTTAAAGACTAGCCATAACTTGTTGGCAGTGTTAACCATCCGCCCCGGCCTCCACCTCGGTCGCCTCACAAGCCAATATTTTTCGCCCCACATGTCGATTTGCGACCGGCTCGTTCGACTATTCAGTGACGGACCCGCCGGTACACGGTTGACCGGCCGCCGAACGATGTACCCACACAAGGAAGCCCATGATACGGCAGAAGATCACCCCCTTCTTGTGGTTCGACGGCAAGGCCGAGGAGGCCGCCCGCTTTTACGTCTCGTTGTTCCCGGACTCCGTCGTGACCGGCGTCACCCCGGGGCCGGGCGGCGTTGCGCTGGTGGTCGAGTTCCGGCTCGCGGGGCTGCAATTTCTCGCCCTGAACGGCGGACCGCAGTTCAAATTCAACGAGGCGATCTCGCTCTCAATCGACTGCCACTCGCAGGCCGAGGTGGACGAGCTGTGGGAGAAGCTGTCGACCGGCGGGTCGAAGAGCCAGTGCGGGTGGCTGAAGGACAAGTACGGCCTCTCCTGGCAGGTGGTGCCGGCCGTACTGCCGACCCTCCTCGGGTCCGCCGACCGCGCCAAGGCGGCGCGGGTGATGGGGGCGATGATGAAGATGACCAAGCTGGACATCCAGGCGCTTCAGGACGCGGCCGACGGGAAGTGAAAGTGTGATCTGGTCTGGTGCTACAGGGAGAGGAGGGGGAACGATGAAATACATGTTGCTCTTGTACAGCGCCGAGAATCGGTGGTCGGACGAGGAGCGGACGGCCTGTATGCGCGAGTGTCTGGGCGTCTGTGACGACCTGATCGCCCGGGGCAAGTTTATCGCCACGTCGCCGCTCCAGTCGGTGACGACGGCCGCGACGGTTCGTGTCCGGGACGGCCGGCCGTTGATCACCGACGGCCCGTTCGCCGAGACAACGGAGCAGCTCGGCGGCTACTTCATCCTGGACCTCCACGACCTCGACGAGGCGATCGCGGTCGCCAGCCGGCTCCCGTCCGTCACCAAGGAGAAGGGGGCCGCGGAGATCCGCCCGATGTTCACGCCGGACGGGGTGCCGCCGGCCCGACCGCTCCCGACCGGCCCGAGTGACCCGGCTGTTATCCCGTACCTACTCCTCTGTTACGACGACGAAGCGGGGCGGAAGACGACGGCCCCGGCCGTCATCCGGGAGGCGATGGCGGAGGCCCTCTCGCTCGTCCAAGAGCTGAAAGACGCCGGCCAATATTTGAGCGCGTCGCCCCTCCACCCGCCGGCGACCGCCACGTGCGTGCGGGTGCGGGACGGGAAGCGGGTCATCACCGACGGCCCGTTCACCGAGACGAACGAGGTTCTCGGGGGCTACTACCTGATCCTGGCCGATTCGCGCGAGGCGGCCCTCCGCGTCGCCGCCCGACACCCCGGGGCCAAGTTCGGCTCGGTCGAAGTCCGGCCGCTCTACGATTTTTCCGGGCTGCGAAAAGTACCCGAGATTTCGTGAAACGCTGTCGATTTCCACACCACTCGATCGACTACTTGGTGAAAGAGTGGGTGATCGGTCATCGCAGTCACCCGCTTGCCGTCCCACACCCTTCACTCGAATTGGAGAGAACATGACCGGCACGGCCATTACCCCGTACCTGTTCTTCGGCGGCCGCTGCGACGAGGCCATCGCTTTCTACCGCGCGGCCCTGGGCGCGGAGGTCGAAATGCTGATGCGGTACGACGAGAGCCCCGAACCGGCCCCGCCGGGGATGCTGCAGGCCGGGTTCGAGAAGAAGGTCATGCACGCCTCGCTCAACGTCCGCGGCGTCCGGCTCATGGCGTCCGACGGGTGCGACGACAAGTCGAAGTTCGACGGGTTCCAGCTCGCCTTCACCGTCCCGACCGAGGCGGACGCGCGGCAAGCGTTTGACGCCCTGGTCGACGGCGGCAGCGTCCAGATGCCGCTCACCAAGACCTTCTGGTCGCCGTGCTTCGGGATGGCCACCGACCGCTTTGGCGTCAGATGGATGGTCATGGTCCCCGGCCCGACAGGCTGACGGTCCGCACACGGACGCCGGCCGCGCCGTGACACCAGACGTTCGCCCGCAAAAATTCCCGCCGTTTCGCCAAACCGAGTGGAGGTCGAACGGCTCGCTTGACGATAGTGAACATGCGTACAATATCCCGCGGTGCCGCGGGATTTGTGGTTTGCCCTCAACCCTGGTCGAGAGAGTTTGACATGATCCGACGTATGCTGACCGCCTGCCTGCTGCTCGTGACCCTCGTCGTGGGAGCCCGCGCCGGCGACGCGCCGGCCAAGACCACGCCCGCCCAAGCCGGCCTGGAAAAGCTGAAAGCGTTGGCCGGCACCTGGGTGGAAGCCGACAAGGACGGCAAGCCGACGGACAAGGTCGTCTCGATCATCCGGCTCACGGCGGGCGGGTCGACCGTCCACGAGACGATCTTCCCGGGTCAGCCGATGGAAATGGTGTCCGTCTACCACCTGGACGGCCCGGACCTGGTCATGACCCACTACTGTGTTCTGGGCAACCAGCCGCGGATGAAGGCCGACCCGAAGTCGGCCACGAACGAGATCCGGTTCGAGTTCGCCGGCGGGGCGAACCTGGACCCGGCCAAAGACAAGCACATGCACGAGGCGACGCTCAAGTTCCTCGACGCCGACCACATCGAACTGGTCGGGACCGCCTGGGCCGACGGCAAGGCGTGCCCCGAGCACTGCGGCCAGATGAAACTCGTCCGCAAGAAGTAGTCTGGATGGATGGCAGGGACAGCCGGTTGGCACGATAGTGAAAGGGGCGTGGGGTTCACTCCGGTGGACCCCACGCCCGTTTAAGGAGCAAGAGGGGTCGGTATTCGGCTCACCCGACAAAAGCATTTCCCGGGGCACTATAAGCGGCCGTAAATTCGGAGATCGGGCACAAATCGCGGGATACCAACCCGGTCGCTCAACGTTCCCAAGCTAACGAAAAACCCCATCGCGTCGAGCGTCAGCCACTGGTAGGATGAGAACAGCAGATGCCCACTTGCCTTCCCGAGCCGACGAGAGAGCAGAATTCCCATGCCTCCTGGAATAGTTTCGCTGATTCAGACGGGCAGTTCTTCCAGCGGTGGCGGGGAGGGGGAGCTGAGTCGGTTAATCCAGCGTCTGTTCAGCGTGGTCAACACCTGGGTCAGAAGCCAGAGTGCGAGGGTATCGGAAGCCTATCTCGTGCCAGAACCTGACGGCCTAATGCTTTACGTGATCGGCCGTCAGGAAGCGTATGACTTCGACCTCAGTCGGGAACTCTCCGAATTCGCCGGTCGTTCGACCGATCTGGGACTGGATCTGAACACCACGCTGCTCCCTGCAAGTACTCCGGAAGAACTCGGGGCATTTTTCGACCCCCTTCGCGGTCCGGCGATCCGCATTCCAGCAGAGTGAAGCCGTGCCGAGTTCCGCCGAGCACCAAACGAAGTACCAAGAGAATCGGACCCACCTCGATACCGGAGGACCGGGCGGTGGACCGCTTGCCGCAGGTAGCGCGAGTTGGGCTGCGGTCGTCGCGTTCTACGCGGCTTTGCACCTTGTTGAGCGGCTTGCGTCGAGGCAAAACCTCCACCACCAACCGCCCGGTGCTCACGGGCAACGGGCCCGATGGCTCCGAAGCCACCGCCAGCATCGAGTTATCTCTGCCGCTTTCAACGATCTGCGAACCGCCTCAGAAATCGCCCGCTACGGAACTGTAAACCAATTCGCCCGCGCCTATCCCGGAAACAGCGTCCAAACGATTCTCATCGACCAGCACTTAATAGCGATTGAGACCTACGTGAACAACGTGTTCCTCCCTCCCGCCCCGCCAGCGCCGCGTGCCTGATGCGTCTCAAGAGAGACGCGAACCCACCAAGCGTCGAAGATGTCATGTAATTGAGCGTCTTTTCACCGACTGAGCAGATACGAC from Fimbriiglobus ruber includes the following:
- a CDS encoding DsrE family protein, with amino-acid sequence MIQARQILVLPVFVFGALVAAAAPPTPGPAAISPVVPGYGAVVPLPDAAEPPVKGSKVVFDVTAVAKDADAPLPGLVRAATLLNLAGTVGLKPADLEIVVVLHGDATAAALDDAAYRDLVGRPHPHSDLMKKLKAVGVRFLVCGQSMARKGYDPKRVRPEVSVAAAAASAVVNLQARGFAYIPAH
- a CDS encoding phosphopantetheine-binding protein — its product is MTISSRTPEGMPHRCPICGADAALEPSFPAGDSTCPACGHLLWWFRDRLGRASGLTADQIRLASTFPGNLRVTSLETVELVMELEEEFDLVIPDEDAEAIRTVGDAIRYLRMRRGGSV
- a CDS encoding YciI family protein, giving the protein MKYMLLLYSAENRWSDEERTACMRECLGVCDDLIARGKFIATSPLQSVTTAATVRVRDGRPLITDGPFAETTEQLGGYFILDLHDLDEAIAVASRLPSVTKEKGAAEIRPMFTPDGVPPARPLPTGPSDPAVIPYLLLCYDDEAGRKTTAPAVIREAMAEALSLVQELKDAGQYLSASPLHPPATATCVRVRDGKRVITDGPFTETNEVLGGYYLILADSREAALRVAARHPGAKFGSVEVRPLYDFSGLRKVPEIS
- a CDS encoding VOC family protein, with the translated sequence MTGTAITPYLFFGGRCDEAIAFYRAALGAEVEMLMRYDESPEPAPPGMLQAGFEKKVMHASLNVRGVRLMASDGCDDKSKFDGFQLAFTVPTEADARQAFDALVDGGSVQMPLTKTFWSPCFGMATDRFGVRWMVMVPGPTG
- a CDS encoding VOC family protein; amino-acid sequence: MIRQKITPFLWFDGKAEEAARFYVSLFPDSVVTGVTPGPGGVALVVEFRLAGLQFLALNGGPQFKFNEAISLSIDCHSQAEVDELWEKLSTGGSKSQCGWLKDKYGLSWQVVPAVLPTLLGSADRAKAARVMGAMMKMTKLDIQALQDAADGK
- a CDS encoding DUF4058 family protein; amino-acid sequence: MPIHDWTRVPSGLFHDFHQAWSIEIRNALNRGRLPKGYYALVEQRVDGPEPDVIAVETKTKGTASPGDTTAILEPPKTRLVARVPSEAGRYARRANRISVHHPLGNVVALIEIISPGNKDSRHAIRSFVEKAAAFVRAGVHLLVIDLFPPSDCDPQGIHKAIMDEFLEQPFAPPADKPLTLVSYQSASEIVAHIEPVAVGDVIPDMPLFLTPDAHIPTPLEATYWATWESCPEPIREMVQPAV
- a CDS encoding GNAT family N-acetyltransferase, which codes for MATEIRILGPHDAGVLDQVAPGVFDDPIDPKRTAEFLADPRHHLAVAVDDGLVVGFVSAVHYVHPDKPHPELWVNEVSVAATHRGRGLGTRMLQAVFEVARGLGCIEAWVLTDRANAAAMRLYPAAGSTEAPTDHVMFTFRLGADVPREFKAVPPR
- the queA gene encoding tRNA preQ1(34) S-adenosylmethionine ribosyltransferase-isomerase QueA, giving the protein MSDLFFDYDLPEHLVAQEPAHPRDAARLLVARRDTGTLEHRVFHDLPDLLRPGDLIVLNDTKVLPARVIGRRAKTGGKWEGLFLHENPSGEWELLAQTRGFPEVGETLIVEPGELKLVLTGRTTDRHWLVRPDPPGTPADLLARHGQVPLPPYIRKGRARTDDQARYQTVYAAHTGSVAAPTAGLHFTPELFERLTATGIRTARVTLHVGLGTFAPVKTQDPTAHPIHAEWCEVGPETVAAVVETRARGGRVVAVGTTTTRTLESAARGGTLVPWRGDTSLFIRPPFNFQVLGGLVTNFHLPKTTLLLLAQAFAGTDLLRAAYREAVAREYRFYSYGDAMVIL